A single Chryseobacterium sp. DNA region contains:
- a CDS encoding GNAT family N-acetyltransferase, whose protein sequence is MYYKDDTIIIREFTPQEFDLFSSLFENVNVTRYLPYKTPDEYKEMFEKALADYKDGPFSRWGIFNAENNEFIGMCLARIFLDYPSQLEIGYTLGENYWGKGLGTRVCKALVQYCLSLDKNKDVVAVTDLDNIGSQKVLTKSGFNRIENLIREDRELAYFVLQKN, encoded by the coding sequence ATGTACTATAAAGACGACACAATCATTATACGTGAATTTACTCCCCAGGAATTTGATCTGTTTTCATCACTTTTTGAGAATGTAAATGTTACCCGTTACCTGCCCTATAAAACTCCTGATGAATATAAAGAGATGTTTGAAAAAGCATTGGCAGATTATAAAGACGGCCCCTTCAGCAGATGGGGAATATTTAATGCTGAGAATAATGAGTTTATAGGAATGTGCCTGGCCAGAATCTTCCTTGATTATCCGAGCCAGCTCGAAATCGGGTATACATTAGGGGAAAACTATTGGGGAAAAGGTCTTGGAACCCGGGTATGCAAAGCACTTGTTCAATATTGTCTTTCATTAGATAAGAATAAAGATGTGGTTGCGGTAACCGATCTGGATAATATCGGATCACAAAAAGTTCTCACCAAGAGCGGTTTTAACAGAATCGAAAATCTGATAAGAGAGGATAGGGAACTGGCTTATTTTGTATTGCAGAAAAATTAA
- the cobA gene encoding uroporphyrinogen-III C-methyltransferase codes for MKTIIKSPKVYLIGAGPGSPELITVKAVKAIAEADVILCDRLVSPEILETYVNENTEVIYVGKECSKNASTPQSHINTVMVEYALQNKTIVRLKGGDVSIFSNILDELQALKQHHIPYEIIPGITAALGAAAYAGMPLTARGYSTSVRFLTYYKSDILNEEYWRELAVTNDTLVFYMSKGNLTSLVEKFRALEISGDKKIAVIEQATTPYQKVYTSSIDDFNETFGDKSFASPSLVIIGKIVNLHEEFSWLENTEKEGLYFKSVENGSLIPKNQNFFEYAV; via the coding sequence ATGAAAACAATTATAAAATCACCAAAGGTTTACCTTATCGGTGCAGGGCCCGGCAGCCCTGAACTGATCACCGTAAAAGCTGTAAAAGCCATTGCAGAAGCAGACGTCATTTTATGTGACCGTCTTGTAAGTCCTGAAATCCTGGAAACTTATGTCAATGAAAATACTGAAGTCATCTATGTAGGCAAAGAATGCAGTAAAAATGCATCTACTCCTCAATCTCATATCAATACTGTAATGGTGGAGTATGCCCTTCAGAATAAAACGATTGTAAGACTCAAAGGGGGCGATGTCTCCATATTTTCCAATATCCTGGATGAATTGCAGGCTTTAAAGCAACATCATATTCCTTACGAAATCATCCCTGGAATTACAGCAGCTCTCGGAGCCGCAGCATATGCAGGCATGCCTTTAACAGCGAGAGGATATTCAACATCGGTCCGGTTTTTAACGTATTATAAATCCGATATTCTGAACGAAGAGTATTGGAGGGAGCTTGCTGTGACCAATGATACCCTTGTTTTCTATATGTCAAAAGGAAACCTTACCAGCCTTGTAGAGAAATTCAGAGCACTTGAAATTTCCGGTGATAAAAAAATAGCTGTCATTGAACAGGCCACTACTCCTTATCAGAAAGTCTATACCTCTTCAATTGATGATTTCAATGAAACTTTTGGAGATAAAAGCTTTGCCTCACCTTCATTGGTAATTATAGGCAAAATAGTGAATCTGCACGAAGAATTTTCATGGCTTGAAAATACAGAAAAGGAAGGTCTTTATTTTAAATCGGTGGAAAATGGAAGTCTAATCCCTAAAAATCAAAATTTCTTTGAATATGCTGTCTGA
- a CDS encoding GTP-binding protein, which yields MDILRFITAGSVDDGKSTLIGRLLYDSKSILQDQLEVLEKHSKNKNEDGVDLALLTDGLRAEREQGITIDVAYRYFSTPKRKFIIADAPGHVQYTRNMITGASNSDLMVILIDARKGVIEQTRRHSIIASLLNLKKVAVAINKMDMVDYSEDVFETIKSDYSKMADSLGLTGVSYFPISALKGDNIVSKSSRTDWYEGNSLLEYLEQVTLSEEFNKGSRFQVQYVIRPQTEELHDYRGYAGQILSGQFKKGDKIHILPAGLTTEISKIEINGFEKGEAWEGQPAVIHTAHDLDISRGDIFAAEEQLPTVEKDLEVLLCWLDQKPLQPGNKYLLQQNSRLVKAVVKEVRYKINVNTLNREQTESDIKLNEIVKVTLRTAQPLVYDSFTNNKTTGSAILVDETSNSTVAACIIQ from the coding sequence ATGGATATATTAAGATTTATAACAGCAGGAAGCGTAGATGATGGTAAAAGTACCCTTATCGGAAGACTGCTATACGATAGCAAAAGTATTTTACAGGATCAGCTGGAAGTCCTTGAAAAACATTCTAAAAACAAAAATGAAGACGGTGTAGACCTGGCCCTTTTAACAGACGGGCTTCGGGCAGAGAGAGAGCAGGGAATCACTATTGATGTGGCTTACCGCTATTTCTCAACACCTAAAAGAAAATTTATTATTGCGGATGCTCCGGGACACGTTCAGTATACCCGGAACATGATCACCGGAGCATCCAATTCCGATCTGATGGTCATTCTTATCGATGCCCGGAAAGGAGTTATTGAACAGACAAGAAGGCATTCTATCATTGCATCATTATTAAACCTGAAGAAAGTAGCGGTAGCCATTAATAAAATGGATATGGTGGATTATTCGGAAGATGTTTTTGAAACCATAAAATCAGATTATTCAAAAATGGCAGATAGTCTGGGACTGACTGGCGTCAGTTACTTTCCGATTTCAGCACTGAAAGGAGATAATATTGTGTCAAAATCTTCCAGAACAGACTGGTACGAAGGAAACTCCCTTTTAGAATACCTGGAACAGGTGACACTGAGTGAGGAATTTAATAAGGGAAGCCGTTTCCAGGTTCAGTATGTAATCCGTCCGCAAACAGAAGAGCTTCATGACTACAGAGGATATGCGGGACAAATACTGAGTGGGCAGTTTAAAAAAGGGGACAAAATCCATATCCTTCCGGCAGGCTTAACGACTGAAATTTCCAAAATTGAGATCAACGGATTTGAAAAAGGCGAAGCATGGGAAGGACAGCCTGCTGTAATTCATACCGCTCATGATTTGGACATCAGCAGAGGAGATATTTTTGCTGCAGAAGAACAGCTTCCAACCGTGGAAAAAGACCTGGAAGTTCTTTTATGCTGGCTGGATCAGAAACCACTGCAGCCGGGAAATAAATACCTTTTGCAACAGAATAGCAGACTGGTAAAAGCTGTTGTCAAAGAAGTCCGTTATAAGATCAATGTCAATACGCTTAACCGGGAACAAACTGAGAGTGATATTAAACTTAATGAGATTGTGAAAGTTACGCTGCGAACGGCACAGCCTTTGGTCTATGATAGTTTTACCAATAATAAAACAACAGGATCTGCAATTTTAGTAGATGAAACTTCTAACTCAACTGTTGCAGCCTGTATAATTCAATAG
- the cysD gene encoding sulfate adenylyltransferase subunit CysD gives MSIHQLNYLDQLEAESIYILREVAGQFERPALLFSGGKDSIVLAHLARKAFFHGKIPFKFVHVDTGHNFPEVLEFRDQLVNQLNVDLVARKVEDTIKSKKLTEAKGKFPSRNWLQTYTLLDTIEEFEFDACIGGARRDEEKARAKERIFSVRDEFGQWDPKLQRPELWNIFNGKIHKGENVRVFPISNWTELDIWNYIRREKIELPSIYFSHEREVVDFNGQWLANSDHVFLEPDDVVTTRKIRYRTVGDMTCTAAVESNAATIDAVIEEIVATRISERGETRIDDRVTEAAMEDRKKGGYF, from the coding sequence ATGTCAATACATCAATTAAACTACTTAGATCAGCTGGAAGCCGAATCTATTTACATATTAAGAGAGGTTGCAGGACAATTTGAACGCCCTGCTTTATTATTCAGCGGCGGAAAGGACAGTATTGTCCTCGCTCATTTAGCAAGAAAAGCTTTCTTTCACGGAAAGATACCCTTTAAGTTTGTTCACGTGGATACCGGGCACAACTTTCCGGAGGTTTTAGAATTCCGTGATCAATTGGTGAATCAACTGAATGTCGATTTAGTGGCAAGAAAGGTTGAAGATACCATAAAAAGTAAAAAATTAACAGAAGCAAAAGGCAAATTCCCAAGCAGAAACTGGCTTCAGACGTATACCTTATTAGATACTATTGAGGAATTTGAATTTGATGCCTGCATAGGCGGTGCCAGAAGAGACGAGGAGAAGGCCCGTGCCAAAGAAAGAATATTTTCTGTTCGTGATGAATTCGGACAATGGGATCCTAAACTTCAGCGCCCTGAGCTGTGGAATATTTTTAACGGAAAAATTCACAAAGGAGAAAATGTAAGGGTTTTCCCGATCAGCAACTGGACCGAACTTGACATTTGGAATTATATCCGCAGGGAAAAAATCGAATTGCCTTCTATCTATTTCTCGCATGAAAGGGAAGTGGTAGATTTTAACGGCCAGTGGCTTGCCAATTCAGACCATGTTTTTTTAGAACCGGATGATGTGGTTACCACCAGAAAAATACGCTACAGAACTGTGGGCGATATGACCTGTACTGCAGCCGTAGAATCTAATGCTGCTACTATAGACGCTGTTATCGAAGAAATCGTGGCTACAAGAATTTCAGAACGGGGAGAAACCCGGATTGACGACAGGGTGACAGAGGCTGCAATGGAAGACCGGAAAAAAGGAGGTTATTTTTAA
- a CDS encoding phosphoadenylyl-sulfate reductase, protein MENSLKNEFDTLLKEASEGSLQENGLQILVNRFPGKVIFSTSFSYEDQVITHLIKDLDIDIFTLDTGRLFEQTYETWTNTRAFFKKNIKAYYPDTEELKKWVSENGPDSFYQSVEQRKACCTIRKVHPLKKALEGYQVWITGLRSEHSANRQNMPQLEWDEDNKIIKFHPILHWTSEQVTEYVKNHHLPYNHLHKKGFVSIGCAPCTRAIKEGEDFRAGRWWWEDANKKECGLHIHQ, encoded by the coding sequence ATGGAAAACAGTCTGAAAAATGAATTTGATACACTTCTGAAAGAGGCTTCTGAAGGTTCTCTTCAGGAAAATGGGCTGCAGATATTGGTCAACAGATTTCCGGGTAAGGTCATCTTTTCCACCAGTTTCAGCTATGAAGACCAGGTGATCACTCATCTGATAAAAGATCTGGATATTGATATTTTCACGTTGGATACGGGAAGGCTTTTTGAACAGACTTACGAAACCTGGACTAACACCAGAGCTTTTTTCAAAAAGAATATCAAAGCCTATTATCCGGATACAGAGGAATTAAAAAAATGGGTGTCAGAAAACGGGCCTGATTCGTTTTATCAGTCCGTAGAGCAGAGGAAGGCATGCTGTACAATCCGTAAGGTACATCCTCTAAAAAAAGCACTAGAAGGCTATCAGGTATGGATCACGGGACTCCGGTCAGAGCATTCTGCGAACAGGCAGAACATGCCTCAGCTAGAATGGGACGAAGATAACAAGATCATTAAATTCCATCCTATTCTTCACTGGACTTCAGAACAGGTCACAGAATATGTCAAAAACCATCATTTACCATACAATCATTTACATAAAAAAGGATTTGTAAGCATAGGATGCGCACCCTGTACCAGAGCAATCAAAGAGGGAGAAGATTTCAGAGCAGGCCGTTGGTGGTGGGAAGATGCCAATAAAAAAGAATGCGGTCTGCATATTCATCAATAA
- a CDS encoding FAD-binding oxidoreductase, with amino-acid sequence MTQNKGKALVIGAGIAGLSSAYYLLQKGWQVEILEQNDLTNNCSYGNAGMIVPSHFTPLAAPGVVAQGIRWMFNSKSPFYVKPSLSPQLISWGLKFLKHSNQQHVDHSASAIRDLNIVSSHLYNELAKKEEFDFELTQNGILMLYKTEKVAEEEIELAHTAIDLGLPVDILDKKGIQNLEPNAKLDVIGGINYKCDGHMNPVKLMTQMISYLKNNGAVFHTQHKVTGFEIEGTAIKAVIANDKKFTADQFVMTGGSFLPELAHKAGIKIHLMPGKGYSFMHNPENPANRLEHAALLLEARVAVTPMGGQIRFGGTMELAPHRDKKNMNRVEGIVQSIPNYMPDFRVKLPKESDIWFGYRPCAPDGLPYLGQSAKLKNLIIAGGGGMMGLSLGPIFGKTVSEIADGQQPSADIRIFNPERFS; translated from the coding sequence ATGACACAAAATAAAGGAAAAGCACTTGTTATCGGTGCAGGAATCGCAGGACTAAGCTCTGCATACTACCTCTTGCAAAAAGGCTGGCAGGTAGAAATTTTAGAACAAAATGATCTCACCAACAATTGCTCCTATGGCAATGCAGGAATGATTGTTCCGAGTCATTTTACGCCATTGGCCGCGCCCGGGGTTGTTGCTCAGGGAATCCGTTGGATGTTCAACAGTAAGAGTCCGTTTTATGTAAAACCCTCATTAAGCCCGCAATTGATATCCTGGGGATTGAAATTTTTAAAACATTCTAATCAGCAGCATGTAGACCATTCAGCCTCAGCAATCCGGGATCTTAATATAGTGAGCAGCCATCTTTACAATGAACTCGCAAAAAAAGAAGAATTCGATTTTGAACTTACTCAAAATGGTATTCTGATGCTTTATAAAACAGAGAAAGTAGCAGAGGAAGAAATAGAGCTTGCCCATACAGCCATTGATCTGGGGCTGCCTGTTGATATTTTGGATAAAAAAGGAATTCAGAACTTGGAACCCAATGCTAAACTGGATGTCATTGGCGGAATCAATTATAAGTGTGACGGTCACATGAATCCGGTAAAATTAATGACGCAAATGATCTCATATCTCAAAAATAACGGCGCTGTTTTCCATACTCAGCATAAGGTGACAGGATTTGAAATAGAGGGAACAGCGATTAAAGCTGTTATTGCAAACGATAAAAAATTTACAGCGGATCAGTTTGTGATGACCGGCGGCTCTTTTCTTCCCGAATTAGCTCATAAAGCCGGTATAAAAATCCACCTGATGCCCGGTAAAGGATATTCGTTTATGCATAACCCGGAAAATCCCGCAAACAGGCTGGAACATGCTGCATTATTACTGGAAGCCAGGGTAGCCGTAACACCCATGGGCGGACAAATACGTTTTGGCGGCACAATGGAGCTCGCTCCTCATCGTGATAAAAAGAATATGAACAGGGTAGAAGGCATTGTACAGTCGATTCCCAACTATATGCCGGACTTCCGGGTAAAACTTCCCAAAGAATCCGATATCTGGTTTGGCTACAGACCTTGTGCACCTGACGGGCTCCCTTATTTGGGACAGTCTGCCAAGCTGAAAAATCTGATCATCGCAGGCGGCGGTGGAATGATGGGACTCAGTCTGGGACCAATTTTCGGAAAAACAGTTTCTGAAATTGCAGATGGCCAACAACCATCGGCGGATATCAGGATTTTTAATCCTGAGCGGTTCAGTTAA
- the cysK gene encoding cysteine synthase A, whose translation MKFQNALETIGNTPVVKINKLFNTDHEIWIKLEKNNPGGSIKDRIALAMIEDAEAKGLLDKDSTIIEPTSGNTGIGLALVAAVKGYKLILVMPESMSIERRKIMEAYGAEFVLTPREKGMKGAIEKANELAEETPNSWIPRQFDNPANVKVHTETTAQEILQDFPDGLDYIITGVGTGGHITGIAKVVKEKYPNVKVIAVEPELSPVLSGGSPAPHPLQGLGAGFVPSILDITLLDGVITVGKDEAYEYAINAAKKEGLFVGVSTGAALAAIAKHLPQIQPNAKILTINYDTGERYLSVEGLF comes from the coding sequence ATGAAATTTCAGAACGCATTAGAAACGATAGGGAATACGCCCGTCGTGAAGATTAACAAACTCTTCAATACAGATCATGAAATCTGGATCAAATTGGAAAAAAACAACCCAGGCGGAAGTATCAAAGACAGAATTGCATTGGCAATGATTGAAGATGCAGAGGCCAAAGGATTACTCGACAAAGACAGCACCATTATAGAACCCACAAGCGGAAATACAGGAATTGGGCTTGCATTGGTGGCCGCAGTGAAAGGATACAAACTTATTCTGGTCATGCCTGAAAGCATGAGTATAGAACGCCGTAAGATCATGGAAGCGTATGGTGCTGAATTTGTGCTTACTCCAAGAGAAAAGGGGATGAAAGGAGCTATTGAAAAAGCCAACGAACTGGCGGAAGAAACTCCAAACTCATGGATCCCCAGACAATTTGACAATCCTGCCAATGTAAAAGTACATACGGAAACAACAGCTCAGGAGATTTTACAGGATTTTCCTGACGGCCTGGATTATATCATTACGGGAGTAGGAACCGGAGGACATATCACCGGAATAGCAAAAGTAGTAAAAGAAAAGTATCCCAACGTTAAAGTAATTGCTGTAGAGCCGGAGTTATCCCCTGTGTTAAGCGGAGGAAGTCCTGCACCGCATCCATTACAGGGACTGGGAGCCGGATTTGTACCTTCAATCCTGGACATTACCCTTTTGGATGGAGTGATCACAGTAGGCAAGGATGAAGCTTATGAATATGCCATCAATGCTGCAAAAAAAGAAGGACTTTTCGTAGGCGTTTCTACAGGAGCCGCTTTAGCCGCAATAGCCAAACATTTACCGCAAATACAGCCTAACGCTAAAATTCTCACCATCAACTATGATACCGGAGAAAGGTATCTGTCTGTAGAAGGACTCTTCTAA
- a CDS encoding aldehyde dehydrogenase (NADP(+)) encodes MIEETSKESIDQRIQMAADAYQFLKNSTIKERARFMNAVADKIEALGEELLATAHAETSLPLARLAGEKARTIGQWRSYAKAVSAGMYTEARIDLPQPEKQKGDLRKYNIGIGPVVVFGASNFPFAFSTAGGDTASAMGAGNPVIVKAHPAHPKTSQIMADAITDAVKESGWPEGIFGHVTGTSHDIGAYLTKHKDIKAVAFTGSLNGGKALFDMANQREEPIPVFAEMGSINPVFAFEHLLENRAEDLAKEYGSSLTLGVGQFCTNPGVFVALKGESLNRFTRALKNEIPGIAPVNMLHKGIFENFEKLKNIASAQSEVDVIAEVNAEANEWQGRAIVTETTGKNFIKNSMLSEEIFGPFGIIVACETPEEMLQIARQLKGQLTITVAATDEDVRQNIKLIDVLKDKCGRFLFNGMPTGVEVVYAMQHGGPFPSTTDARFTSVGPDAVKRFVRPISFQNWPDEFLPEELKNANSLQISRIVDGEIHSGSLKL; translated from the coding sequence ATGATTGAAGAAACATCAAAAGAAAGTATTGATCAGAGGATTCAGATGGCAGCTGATGCTTATCAATTCCTGAAGAACTCTACGATAAAGGAACGCGCCCGGTTTATGAACGCGGTTGCGGATAAAATTGAAGCCCTGGGAGAGGAACTTTTGGCGACAGCCCATGCTGAAACGTCATTGCCTCTGGCAAGACTGGCAGGTGAAAAAGCCAGAACAATAGGCCAGTGGAGAAGTTATGCAAAGGCAGTGTCGGCAGGAATGTATACAGAAGCAAGGATTGATCTTCCCCAGCCCGAAAAACAGAAAGGAGACCTGAGGAAATACAATATCGGAATAGGTCCCGTAGTGGTTTTCGGGGCCAGTAACTTTCCCTTTGCATTTTCTACAGCAGGGGGAGATACAGCCAGTGCCATGGGTGCAGGAAATCCTGTAATTGTAAAAGCACATCCTGCTCATCCCAAAACGTCGCAGATAATGGCAGATGCTATAACAGATGCTGTAAAAGAGTCAGGATGGCCGGAAGGTATCTTTGGCCATGTTACAGGAACATCTCATGACATCGGCGCTTATTTAACGAAACATAAAGACATCAAAGCAGTAGCATTTACAGGTTCATTGAATGGGGGAAAGGCTTTATTTGATATGGCCAATCAGCGTGAGGAGCCTATTCCGGTATTTGCAGAAATGGGCAGTATCAATCCTGTATTTGCCTTTGAACATTTATTGGAAAACAGGGCAGAAGATCTCGCAAAAGAATATGGATCTTCTCTAACATTGGGTGTCGGACAGTTTTGTACCAATCCAGGCGTTTTTGTTGCATTAAAAGGAGAAAGCCTGAACAGGTTTACCCGTGCATTAAAAAATGAAATTCCGGGTATTGCTCCTGTCAACATGCTTCACAAGGGTATTTTTGAAAACTTTGAAAAACTGAAAAATATTGCTTCTGCGCAATCAGAAGTGGATGTCATTGCCGAAGTGAATGCAGAGGCAAATGAATGGCAGGGACGCGCGATTGTTACAGAAACGACAGGAAAGAATTTTATTAAAAACAGCATGTTAAGTGAGGAAATTTTCGGACCCTTCGGTATAATCGTAGCCTGTGAAACTCCTGAAGAAATGCTACAGATTGCTCGGCAGTTGAAAGGGCAGCTCACCATAACCGTAGCAGCTACGGATGAAGACGTTCGCCAAAACATTAAATTGATTGATGTTTTGAAAGATAAATGTGGCAGATTTTTATTCAATGGAATGCCGACTGGTGTAGAAGTGGTTTATGCCATGCAGCACGGAGGACCATTTCCTTCTACAACTGATGCGCGTTTTACTTCAGTAGGACCGGATGCTGTCAAACGGTTTGTTCGTCCGATTTCTTTTCAGAACTGGCCGGATGAATTTTTACCCGAAGAATTAAAGAATGCAAACTCACTGCAGATCAGCAGAATTGTTGATGGTGAAATTCATTCAGGATCATTAAAATTATAA
- the epsC gene encoding serine O-acetyltransferase EpsC codes for MAISETLLQRIHQTKQNNIHGFFDKIKTKKFVKELYEVLFLPQNENTEDQLKRNFDVLQKTFFDLIHTVTGNKETAEIHVNQFFEALPELYDQLVLDAKSILEFDPAADSLEEVYLAYPGFFATYVYRISHQLWNQKVKILPRVISEYAHSKTGIDIHPGAVIGASFFIDHGTGIVIGETSVIGNNVKIYQGVTLGALNVSKEKANQKRHPNIEDDVIIYSGATILGGDTTIGRESIIGGNVWITQDVPANSLVYHKSEIKIKDNTSLPESLTFVI; via the coding sequence ATGGCAATTTCCGAAACATTACTTCAAAGAATTCATCAGACGAAACAAAATAATATTCATGGATTTTTTGATAAAATAAAAACCAAAAAATTTGTCAAGGAACTGTATGAAGTCCTTTTCCTTCCTCAAAATGAGAACACTGAAGATCAGTTGAAAAGAAATTTTGATGTCCTGCAGAAAACTTTTTTTGACCTGATTCATACCGTAACAGGAAATAAGGAAACTGCTGAGATTCATGTCAATCAATTTTTTGAGGCTTTACCTGAGCTGTATGACCAACTGGTGCTGGATGCAAAATCTATCCTGGAATTTGATCCTGCCGCAGACTCTCTGGAAGAAGTATATCTGGCCTATCCCGGCTTCTTTGCCACCTATGTCTACCGTATTTCACATCAATTGTGGAACCAGAAGGTGAAAATATTACCCCGCGTTATTTCAGAATATGCACACAGTAAGACAGGCATTGATATCCATCCCGGAGCAGTCATTGGAGCATCATTCTTTATTGATCACGGAACCGGAATTGTCATCGGAGAAACCAGTGTCATAGGAAATAATGTCAAAATTTATCAGGGAGTAACCCTTGGAGCGTTGAATGTTTCCAAAGAAAAAGCCAACCAGAAAAGGCATCCCAATATTGAAGATGATGTCATTATCTATTCGGGAGCCACTATTTTGGGAGGAGATACCACCATAGGCAGAGAAAGTATCATCGGAGGAAATGTCTGGATCACACAGGATGTTCCCGCCAATTCTCTGGTCTATCATAAAAGCGAAATAAAAATAAAGGATAACACTTCATTACCTGAATCTTTAACCTTTGTGATATAA
- a CDS encoding dihydrodipicolinate synthase family protein, giving the protein MSTKLNWEGIYPAVLTPFTKEGDIDFEMFAKNTEAQIKAGVHGIILGGTLGEASALETEEKFKLLQYAKEITNGRIPVILNLSENTTKNAINFAKSAKEIGADGLMLLPPMRYKADSREVVEYFKAVAAATDLPILIYNNPVDYGIYVTLDMFEELIAYPTIQAVKESTRDLANVTRMINRFGKRIKILGGVDTICLETLMLGADGLVAGLVDAFPNETMAMYNHVKAGNYDKAVAIYRWFMPLLELDIHPKLIQYIKLAATAEGISSPYVRAPRLELHGAEAEKINKIISDGIANRPALDEHQK; this is encoded by the coding sequence ATGAGTACAAAACTTAACTGGGAAGGTATTTATCCAGCTGTATTAACACCTTTCACAAAGGAAGGGGATATAGATTTTGAAATGTTCGCTAAAAATACTGAAGCTCAGATTAAAGCCGGCGTCCACGGAATTATCCTTGGAGGAACATTAGGAGAAGCAAGCGCATTAGAAACAGAAGAAAAGTTCAAACTTTTACAATATGCAAAGGAAATTACAAACGGAAGAATTCCTGTTATTCTCAATCTTTCTGAAAACACAACAAAAAACGCAATAAATTTCGCGAAAAGCGCAAAAGAAATAGGAGCAGATGGATTGATGTTGCTTCCACCCATGAGATATAAGGCAGACAGCCGTGAAGTGGTAGAATATTTTAAAGCGGTGGCAGCAGCAACAGATCTTCCCATCCTTATTTACAATAATCCGGTTGACTACGGGATCTATGTAACACTTGACATGTTTGAAGAGCTTATTGCCTATCCTACGATTCAGGCCGTGAAAGAATCTACCAGAGATTTGGCCAATGTGACCAGAATGATCAACCGTTTTGGGAAAAGAATTAAAATTCTTGGGGGAGTCGATACCATTTGCCTGGAAACTTTAATGCTTGGAGCTGACGGTCTTGTTGCCGGTTTGGTAGATGCATTCCCCAATGAAACAATGGCCATGTATAATCACGTTAAAGCCGGAAATTATGATAAAGCAGTTGCCATTTACAGATGGTTTATGCCTTTACTGGAACTGGACATTCATCCTAAACTTATTCAATACATTAAGCTTGCAGCCACTGCAGAAGGAATAAGCAGTCCTTATGTGAGAGCTCCAAGACTGGAACTGCATGGTGCCGAAGCCGAAAAAATTAATAAGATTATTTCGGATGGTATCGCTAACCGCCCGGCTTTAGATGAACATCAGAAATAA
- a CDS encoding AraC family transcriptional regulator, whose product MTSNVYILLKFGSILTHSIIYHRKVLIDMKSIQFSVPADTNKSIRIQEDMMPNFYPHFHRHTETQIMWIIKGHGTLAIEQNLFNFESGDIFYLGANQSHVFKGDFNTNEKHTVHSVSIFFDPYKKISAIFDLPEFEELKNFIANSEVGFQVASELKAEVGNHINALKKLAGIDQMVSFIRILNQLMQNRHLHIPLSAEKKLPNHISDNDKRIIDAQHYIKKNFAQNKLTLDAIAKEACMTPQAFCRSFKKRTGITYIEYLNDLRVQRACKLLTSSNMYNISSVAFNSGFNSLTNFNRVFRLMMKDSPKGYLKRYKETIME is encoded by the coding sequence ATGACATCCAATGTTTATATTTTGCTTAAATTCGGCAGTATTTTAACACATTCTATTATCTATCACCGTAAAGTATTGATCGATATGAAAAGTATTCAGTTTTCAGTACCTGCAGACACCAATAAAAGCATCCGTATCCAGGAAGATATGATGCCTAATTTCTATCCTCATTTTCACCGCCATACGGAAACTCAGATCATGTGGATCATTAAAGGACATGGAACTTTGGCTATAGAACAAAACCTTTTTAATTTTGAATCGGGCGACATCTTTTATCTGGGAGCTAATCAGTCCCATGTTTTTAAAGGTGATTTTAATACAAATGAAAAGCATACCGTTCATTCTGTGTCTATTTTCTTTGATCCTTATAAAAAGATTTCAGCCATTTTTGATCTCCCGGAATTTGAAGAGCTGAAAAATTTTATCGCTAATTCCGAAGTGGGCTTTCAGGTAGCTTCAGAGCTCAAAGCCGAAGTAGGGAACCATATCAATGCGTTAAAGAAATTAGCGGGTATCGATCAGATGGTGAGCTTCATCAGGATCCTGAATCAATTGATGCAGAACCGCCATCTGCATATTCCTTTATCGGCAGAGAAAAAATTACCTAATCATATTTCCGATAATGACAAACGCATTATTGATGCACAACATTATATTAAGAAAAACTTTGCCCAGAATAAGTTAACCCTCGATGCTATTGCCAAAGAAGCCTGTATGACCCCGCAAGCTTTTTGCAGGTCCTTTAAAAAACGTACGGGTATTACCTATATTGAATATCTCAACGATTTACGTGTTCAGCGGGCATGTAAACTGTTAACATCTTCAAACATGTACAATATCTCGTCGGTTGCCTTCAATAGTGGATTCAACAGCTTAACCAATTTCAACCGGGTCTTCCGGTTAATGATGAAAGACTCTCCAAAAGGGTATCTGAAGCGCTATAAAGAAACAATTATGGAGTAA